A genomic segment from Stappia indica encodes:
- a CDS encoding GNAT family N-acetyltransferase — protein MAIAEDIRTDGTAETGRSGETAARPHEARSRRRKAPRQPIKDARPSKRGDRAMTVLVFRAGEAEAHLPHWRALAETALEPNPFFGPDFLLSYLAHMQSGEVHILAVRDAGDGSFLALVPFLRRRAGLAVPIVAACAGDYGPLGTPLLSPSADSAVLSLLLDTAAQEFGTRTFLIPYLRTDGPVSELFDDLAAETGWHVARTAKALRAGHAAGPTGEEQFRLIGTRRRKELDRQLRRLEEANASAEFGSVSGAEEVKAAFEQFLALEAAGWKGRRGTALASTPERAAFARAFISSLSARGRVRIDTLGAGEAPAAMLVTLRDRDRVFSWKIAYDEQLARFSPGAQVARQAMRRNLDEAGFSDADSLAIPDHPMIAPLWRGSVPFATLVVSKGAAGAVRGALARLDIAADRRLRKLARTLLARLRKGRD, from the coding sequence ATGGCAATCGCCGAAGACATCAGGACGGACGGCACAGCCGAGACGGGACGTTCGGGCGAGACGGCAGCCCGTCCGCATGAGGCCCGTTCCCGTCGCCGCAAGGCCCCCCGCCAGCCGATCAAGGATGCCCGCCCGTCCAAGCGAGGGGACAGGGCGATGACCGTCCTCGTCTTCCGGGCCGGCGAGGCCGAGGCGCATCTGCCGCACTGGCGCGCGCTCGCCGAGACGGCGCTGGAGCCGAACCCCTTCTTCGGCCCCGATTTCCTGCTGTCCTACCTTGCGCACATGCAATCCGGCGAGGTGCATATCCTCGCCGTGCGCGATGCAGGCGACGGCAGCTTCCTCGCCCTCGTGCCCTTCCTGCGCCGCCGCGCCGGCCTTGCCGTTCCGATCGTTGCCGCCTGCGCCGGCGACTACGGCCCGCTGGGAACGCCGCTTCTATCCCCGTCCGCCGACAGCGCCGTCCTGTCGCTGCTGCTGGATACAGCGGCGCAAGAGTTCGGCACCCGCACCTTTCTTATCCCCTATCTGCGCACCGACGGGCCGGTCAGCGAACTCTTCGACGATCTTGCCGCAGAAACCGGCTGGCACGTCGCGCGCACGGCGAAGGCCCTGCGCGCCGGCCATGCAGCGGGACCGACCGGTGAGGAGCAGTTCCGCCTGATCGGCACCCGCCGCCGCAAGGAGCTGGACCGCCAGCTGCGCCGGCTGGAAGAAGCGAACGCCTCGGCCGAGTTCGGCAGCGTATCCGGCGCAGAAGAGGTGAAGGCCGCTTTCGAGCAATTTCTGGCGCTGGAGGCTGCGGGCTGGAAGGGCCGGCGCGGCACCGCGCTGGCAAGCACCCCGGAGCGCGCCGCCTTTGCCCGCGCCTTCATCTCCTCGCTCTCCGCCAGGGGACGGGTGCGCATCGACACGCTGGGCGCCGGCGAGGCGCCGGCTGCCATGCTGGTGACGCTGCGCGACCGCGACCGGGTGTTTTCCTGGAAGATCGCCTATGACGAGCAGCTGGCCCGCTTCTCGCCGGGCGCGCAGGTGGCCCGCCAGGCGATGCGCCGCAATCTCGACGAAGCGGGCTTTTCCGACGCCGACTCGCTTGCCATTCCCGACCACCCGATGATCGCGCCGCTGTGGCGCGGTTCGGTGCCCTTTGCCACGCTGGTCGTCTCGAAAGGCGCGGCCGGCGCCGTGCGCGGTGCACTTGCCAGGCTCGACATTGCCGCCGACCGCCGGCTGCGCAAGCTGGCCCGGACACTGCTCGCACGCCTGCGCAAGGGGCGCGACTGA
- a CDS encoding AraC family transcriptional regulator — MTAERTLPPREYFASHPVLRTSDLDEARHRVGQKFCDHRLEIGNRRSSLSVRHNAVRGLNLSVNYLSYGAEVSIDPGLLGSFYLFHLPLSGRTRVQHRGEEMMATPQAAAILNPDRTARLDWGEGCSKVLVQIDRTHLENVARDLVGAPLPGPVRFDMKVDLTSPQGRQLHRMVTACVEAVEGGRLFQRPLGGGDLRAEHDLAHALLMLQRSNITHIIERADSQARPRAIRLALDYIHANLAEPITLADIARAAGINVRTLQKGFQRVFGLSPMQVLRNARLDTAHYQLLAHRDAPSVTEAAFSCGFSHLGRFSRDYKERFGHSPSARRSLSPASA, encoded by the coding sequence ATGACCGCCGAACGGACACTGCCGCCGAGGGAGTACTTCGCGAGCCATCCGGTGCTGCGCACCAGCGACCTCGACGAGGCCCGCCACCGGGTCGGCCAGAAATTCTGCGACCACCGGCTGGAGATCGGCAACCGCCGCTCCAGCCTTTCCGTCCGCCACAACGCGGTGCGCGGGCTGAACCTGTCGGTCAACTATCTCTCCTACGGCGCCGAGGTCAGCATCGATCCGGGCCTGCTCGGCTCCTTCTATCTCTTCCACCTTCCGCTTTCGGGCCGCACCCGCGTCCAGCATCGCGGCGAGGAGATGATGGCGACGCCCCAGGCGGCGGCGATCCTCAATCCGGACCGCACCGCGCGGCTGGACTGGGGCGAAGGCTGCAGCAAGGTCCTGGTGCAGATCGACCGCACCCATCTGGAGAACGTCGCGCGCGATCTCGTCGGCGCGCCGCTGCCCGGCCCCGTCCGCTTCGACATGAAGGTCGACCTGACCTCGCCGCAGGGCCGGCAGCTGCACCGCATGGTCACCGCCTGCGTCGAGGCGGTGGAGGGCGGCCGCCTGTTCCAGCGCCCGCTCGGCGGCGGCGACCTGCGCGCCGAGCACGATCTCGCCCACGCGCTGTTGATGCTCCAGCGCAGCAACATCACCCACATCATCGAGCGCGCCGACAGCCAGGCGCGCCCGAGGGCGATCCGGCTGGCGCTCGACTACATCCACGCCAATCTCGCCGAGCCGATCACGCTGGCCGACATCGCCCGCGCCGCCGGCATCAATGTCCGCACCCTCCAGAAGGGCTTCCAGCGGGTCTTCGGCCTGTCGCCGATGCAGGTGCTGCGCAATGCCCGCCTCGACACCGCGCATTACCAGCTGCTCGCCCATCGCGATGCGCCCAGCGTGACCGAGGCGGCCTTCTCCTGCGGCTTCTCCCATCTCGGGCGCTTCTCGCGCGACTACAAGGAGCGCTTCGGTCACTCGCCGAGCGCGCGGCGGAGCTTGTCCCCGGCCAGCGCCTGA
- the ccrA gene encoding crotonyl-CoA carboxylase/reductase, which translates to MGNAQQANDNREAEDRLVKDLYEIGEIPPLGHVPKSMYAWTIRPDRHGPPEDAMKLEVVPTWELDSNEVLVLVMAAGVNYNGIWAGLGEPISVFKVHDEAYHIAGSDASGIVWAVGSKVKRWKVGDEVVVHCNQDDGDDEECNGGDPMFSPTQRIWGYETPDGSFSQFCRVQSQQLMPRPRHLTWEEAACYTLTLATAYRMLFGHAPHQLRPGQNVLVWGASGGLGVFGIQLAAAAGANAIGVISDEDKRDYVLSLGAKGVINRKDFNCWGQMPKVNSPEYNEWLKEARRFGKAIWEITGKGNDVDMVFEHPGEATFPVSCLVVKRGGMVVFCAGTTGFNLTFDARYVWMRQKRIQGSHFAHLKQASEANNAVIDRRIDPCMSEVFPWEDIPRAHTKMWKNQHAPGNMAVLVCAPTTGLRTFEDVLAASER; encoded by the coding sequence ATGGGCAATGCTCAGCAGGCAAACGACAATCGCGAGGCGGAGGATCGCTTGGTGAAGGACCTTTACGAGATCGGCGAGATCCCGCCGCTCGGCCATGTGCCGAAGTCGATGTATGCCTGGACCATCCGGCCCGACCGGCACGGGCCGCCGGAAGATGCGATGAAGCTGGAAGTGGTTCCCACCTGGGAGCTCGACAGCAACGAGGTGCTGGTCCTCGTGATGGCCGCCGGCGTCAACTACAACGGCATCTGGGCCGGCCTCGGCGAACCGATCTCGGTCTTCAAGGTGCATGACGAGGCCTATCACATCGCCGGATCCGATGCCTCGGGCATCGTCTGGGCGGTCGGCTCCAAGGTGAAGCGCTGGAAGGTCGGCGACGAGGTCGTCGTCCATTGCAACCAGGACGACGGCGACGACGAGGAGTGCAATGGCGGCGACCCGATGTTCTCGCCGACCCAGCGGATCTGGGGCTACGAGACGCCGGACGGTTCGTTCTCGCAGTTCTGCCGGGTGCAGTCGCAGCAGCTGATGCCGCGTCCCAGGCACCTGACCTGGGAAGAGGCGGCCTGCTACACGCTGACGCTGGCGACCGCCTATCGCATGCTGTTCGGCCACGCGCCGCACCAGCTGCGCCCGGGCCAGAACGTGCTGGTCTGGGGCGCCTCGGGGGGGCTCGGCGTCTTCGGCATCCAGCTGGCGGCCGCAGCCGGCGCCAATGCCATCGGCGTCATCTCCGACGAGGACAAGCGCGACTACGTGCTCTCGCTCGGCGCCAAGGGCGTCATCAACCGCAAGGACTTCAACTGCTGGGGCCAGATGCCCAAGGTCAACTCGCCCGAATACAACGAGTGGCTGAAGGAAGCCCGGCGCTTCGGCAAGGCGATCTGGGAGATCACCGGCAAGGGCAACGACGTCGACATGGTGTTCGAGCATCCCGGCGAGGCGACCTTCCCGGTCTCCTGCCTGGTGGTCAAGCGCGGCGGCATGGTGGTGTTCTGCGCCGGCACGACCGGCTTCAACCTGACCTTCGACGCCCGCTATGTCTGGATGCGGCAGAAGCGCATCCAGGGCTCGCATTTCGCCCATCTCAAGCAGGCCTCGGAGGCCAACAACGCGGTCATCGACCGGCGGATCGACCCGTGCATGAGCGAGGTCTTCCCATGGGAAGACATTCCGCGTGCCCATACCAAGATGTGGAAGAACCAGCACGCGCCCGGCAACATGGCGGTGCTGGTCTGCGCACCGACCACGGGCCTGCGCACCTTCGAGGACGTGCTGGCGGCAAGCGAACGCTGA
- a CDS encoding cupin domain-containing protein, translating to MQPGVTKADTGLNGHSWNVVGHTYVPKLKSDDAFIWHATIPDGTFVPPHIHTTQDEWIYLIEGNLEVEFGDDVVRAGPGDTVRMPMGIAHGIFNRSGATARCVFGVSPARRLYELFTVLDGVKDPAELVRLSALHEVDFLPPPEGA from the coding sequence ATGCAACCTGGCGTGACAAAGGCCGATACCGGCCTCAACGGACATTCCTGGAACGTGGTGGGGCACACCTATGTGCCCAAGCTGAAGAGCGACGATGCCTTCATCTGGCATGCGACGATCCCGGACGGGACTTTCGTTCCGCCGCATATCCACACGACCCAGGACGAATGGATCTACCTGATCGAGGGCAATCTGGAGGTCGAGTTCGGCGACGACGTGGTGCGTGCCGGGCCGGGCGACACGGTGCGCATGCCGATGGGCATCGCCCACGGCATCTTCAACCGCTCGGGCGCAACCGCGCGCTGCGTCTTCGGCGTGTCGCCGGCGCGCAGGCTCTACGAGCTGTTCACCGTGCTGGACGGGGTGAAGGACCCGGCCGAGCTGGTGCGCCTGTCGGCCCTGCACGAGGTCGACTTCCTGCCGCCGCCGGAGGGCGCCTGA
- a CDS encoding cupin domain-containing protein — protein MEPGIVKSRESLDQIRWNILGQTYVPKQMTEECFSWHASLPPGTFVPPHIHPDQDEFLYILEGRFSFLLDGQEVIGEPGDLVKLPRGVPHGIFNKSDSTIKTLFWVTPTLQLYDLFWALHNMGPGADPAEIVAVSAAHAIDFLPPEDSGAGQ, from the coding sequence ATGGAGCCCGGTATCGTCAAGTCCCGCGAGAGCCTGGACCAGATCCGCTGGAATATCCTCGGCCAGACCTACGTGCCCAAGCAGATGACCGAGGAGTGCTTTTCCTGGCACGCCTCGCTGCCGCCCGGCACCTTTGTGCCGCCGCATATCCACCCGGACCAGGACGAATTCCTCTATATCCTGGAAGGGCGCTTCAGCTTCCTGCTGGACGGCCAGGAGGTGATCGGCGAGCCGGGCGATCTGGTCAAGCTGCCGCGCGGCGTGCCGCACGGGATCTTCAACAAGTCGGACAGCACCATCAAGACGCTGTTCTGGGTGACGCCGACCCTGCAGCTCTACGACCTGTTCTGGGCGCTGCACAACATGGGGCCGGGTGCCGATCCGGCCGAGATCGTCGCGGTGTCGGCCGCCCATGCCATCGACTTCCTGCCGCCGGAAGACAGCGGGGCGGGACAATGA
- a CDS encoding MFS transporter, protein MSDAAAAQPAPSEHSSLYPYARGNVVRLAIVQALAGANSVVVFATGAIVGHTLAPTPALATLPITIFVVGMAACTLPSGAIAQRYGRRAAFLAGTVCGVLVGLLAALAVFIGSFWLFCAATFFGGAYAAVVLSFRFAAADCVPADKRPRALSLVMAGGVFAGVIGPQLVTYTMYLWMPYMFAATFVAQAGVAALSAFILAGIRLPKPTAAERAGGRPLGLIARQPRFIVAVACGVVSYLLMNFLMTAAPLAMQLCGLSQESANLGLQWHVIAMYAPSFFTGSLIARYGATTIVVTGLALIGASAVVGLTGIEVTQFWVTLVLLGVGWNFGFIGASAMVLECHRPEEKTRVQSLNDFVVFGTMAFGSLLSGGLLTAYGWTTVLWLSFVPLTLAFIAIAASRSLSPARG, encoded by the coding sequence ATGTCCGACGCCGCGGCGGCCCAGCCCGCTCCTTCCGAGCACTCGTCCCTCTACCCGTACGCCCGCGGCAATGTCGTCCGCCTCGCCATCGTCCAGGCGCTGGCCGGCGCGAACTCGGTCGTGGTCTTCGCCACCGGCGCGATCGTCGGGCATACGCTGGCGCCGACCCCGGCGCTGGCGACGCTGCCGATCACCATCTTCGTCGTCGGCATGGCCGCCTGCACCCTGCCCTCCGGCGCCATCGCCCAGCGCTACGGACGGCGCGCCGCCTTCCTCGCCGGCACGGTCTGCGGCGTGCTGGTCGGCCTGCTCGCGGCGCTTGCCGTCTTCATCGGCTCGTTCTGGCTGTTCTGCGCGGCGACCTTCTTCGGCGGCGCCTATGCAGCGGTTGTCCTCTCCTTCCGCTTCGCCGCCGCCGATTGCGTGCCGGCCGACAAGCGGCCCCGCGCCCTGTCGCTGGTGATGGCCGGCGGCGTCTTTGCCGGCGTCATCGGGCCGCAGCTGGTCACCTACACGATGTATCTGTGGATGCCCTACATGTTCGCCGCCACCTTCGTGGCGCAGGCGGGCGTGGCGGCGCTGTCCGCCTTTATCCTCGCCGGCATCCGCCTGCCGAAGCCGACCGCGGCGGAGCGCGCCGGCGGCCGGCCGCTCGGCCTGATCGCCCGCCAGCCGCGCTTCATCGTGGCGGTGGCCTGCGGCGTCGTCTCCTATCTCCTGATGAATTTCCTGATGACCGCCGCCCCGCTCGCCATGCAGCTGTGCGGCCTGTCGCAGGAATCCGCCAATCTCGGCCTGCAGTGGCACGTCATCGCCATGTATGCGCCGAGCTTCTTCACCGGCAGCCTGATCGCCCGCTACGGCGCCACCACCATCGTCGTCACCGGCCTTGCGCTGATCGGCGCCTCCGCCGTCGTCGGCCTGACCGGCATCGAGGTGACCCAGTTCTGGGTGACGCTTGTCCTCCTCGGCGTCGGCTGGAACTTCGGCTTCATCGGCGCCTCCGCCATGGTGCTGGAGTGCCACCGGCCGGAAGAGAAGACCCGCGTCCAGTCGCTGAACGACTTCGTCGTCTTCGGCACCATGGCCTTCGGCTCGCTGCTCTCCGGCGGCCTGCTCACCGCCTATGGCTGGACCACGGTCCTGTGGTTATCCTTCGTGCCGCTGACCCTTGCCTTCATCGCCATCGCCGCCTCGCGCAGCCTGTCTCCCGCGCGGGGCTGA
- a CDS encoding LysR family transcriptional regulator, producing the protein MLDRQHLVFIREVVRAGSVTAAAERMNLSQSAISHAVAKLESRYGIKVWHRKGRSLQLTQAGEYLLRLADRLVPELDHAEQVLADIAQGRRGAMRIGMECHPCEKWLMRATGPFLAAWPDVDIEIRTAFRFDGVAALAAHEIDVLVTPDPVNVPELEFEPVFDYELKLAVRADHRLAQRAFITPEDLLGEDLLTVPVAAERLDLFTRFLIPAGYRPRRRVTVESVELTLQMVMAGRGVTVLPDWLLAESAAGLDLARIGIGRDGLGKSINIGVRRAELATDYLQGFLEIARRVGPAEAALAPACGDKW; encoded by the coding sequence ATGCTCGACCGGCAGCATCTCGTCTTCATCCGTGAGGTCGTGCGGGCGGGCAGCGTCACCGCCGCGGCGGAGAGGATGAACCTCAGCCAGTCGGCGATCAGCCATGCGGTCGCCAAGCTTGAAAGCCGTTACGGAATAAAGGTCTGGCACCGCAAGGGCCGCAGTCTGCAGCTGACCCAGGCGGGGGAATATCTGCTGCGGCTGGCCGACCGGCTGGTGCCCGAACTCGACCATGCGGAGCAGGTTCTGGCCGACATCGCGCAGGGCCGGCGCGGGGCGATGCGCATCGGAATGGAGTGCCATCCTTGCGAAAAATGGCTGATGCGGGCGACGGGGCCGTTCCTGGCGGCCTGGCCGGACGTCGATATCGAGATCCGCACCGCCTTCCGCTTCGACGGCGTCGCGGCGCTGGCGGCGCACGAGATCGACGTGCTGGTGACGCCCGACCCGGTCAACGTGCCGGAGCTGGAGTTCGAGCCGGTCTTCGACTACGAGCTGAAGCTGGCGGTGCGGGCAGATCACCGGCTGGCGCAGCGCGCCTTCATCACGCCGGAAGACCTTCTGGGCGAGGACCTCCTGACCGTGCCGGTTGCGGCCGAACGCCTTGATCTGTTTACCCGTTTTCTCATTCCGGCCGGCTACCGGCCGCGCCGCCGGGTGACGGTGGAGAGCGTGGAGCTGACGCTGCAGATGGTGATGGCCGGGCGGGGAGTAACGGTGCTGCCGGACTGGCTGCTGGCCGAGAGCGCGGCGGGGCTGGACCTTGCCCGGATCGGCATCGGGCGGGACGGCCTCGGCAAAAGCATCAATATCGGCGTGCGCCGGGCGGAGCTTGCGACCGACTATCTGCAAGGCTTTCTGGAGATCGCCCGCCGGGTCGGCCCGGCCGAGGCGGCCTTGGCCCCGGCGTGCGGGGACAAGTGGTGA
- a CDS encoding acyl-CoA synthetase codes for MLERADSYEALVSGFRWRIPARYNIADAACSAFAARESEREALLHLREDGSIERWTYGRLEEASSRLANALRAQGVARGDRVALLLPQSPQTLLSHLAVYKLGAVAVPLANLFGVDALRYRLADSGAAAVVTDAAGHSKLSEIRDELGMLRLIVSTEGAAPGALCFETLMAQGAASFEAAATGPDDPAMMIYTSGTTGQPKGALHGHRVLPGHLPGIQMAHEFLPQPGDLFWTPADWAWAGGLLNALLPALTLGVPVVSYRFEKFDPERAFALLERFAVRNAFIPPTALKMMRAVANPRARFDLALRTVGSAGEALGRETYDWAREDLGLTVNEFYGQTECNAILASCAALGVSRPGAIGKPVPGHEVAVIDADGCVLSAGQQGQIAVRRPDPVMFLRYWEQDEATVGKFVGDWMTTGDQGVVDEDGYVHFVGRDDDIITSAGYRIGPGEIEDCLLSHPAVALAAAVGKPDPLRTEIVKAFIVPASGVAPDAALEEEIRDHVRTRLSAHEYPREIAFVEELPMTTTGKVIRRLLREDALHGGLETEE; via the coding sequence ATGCTGGAGCGCGCCGACAGCTACGAGGCTCTCGTTTCCGGATTCCGCTGGCGGATCCCGGCGCGCTACAACATCGCCGACGCCGCCTGCAGCGCCTTCGCCGCCCGTGAGTCGGAACGCGAGGCCCTGCTGCATCTTCGCGAGGACGGCAGCATCGAGCGCTGGACCTATGGCCGGCTCGAGGAGGCCTCCTCGCGGCTTGCCAACGCGCTGAGGGCGCAGGGCGTTGCCCGCGGCGACCGGGTGGCGCTGCTGCTGCCGCAGTCGCCGCAGACCCTTCTCAGCCACCTTGCCGTCTACAAGCTCGGCGCCGTCGCGGTGCCGCTCGCCAATCTCTTCGGCGTCGATGCGTTGCGTTACCGGCTCGCCGACAGCGGCGCGGCGGCCGTGGTCACCGATGCGGCCGGGCATTCCAAGCTGTCGGAGATCCGCGACGAGCTCGGCATGCTACGCCTGATCGTCTCCACCGAGGGCGCAGCGCCGGGCGCGCTGTGCTTCGAGACGCTGATGGCGCAAGGGGCGGCCTCCTTCGAGGCCGCGGCGACCGGGCCGGACGATCCGGCGATGATGATCTACACCTCCGGCACCACGGGCCAGCCCAAGGGCGCGCTGCACGGCCACCGGGTGCTCCCCGGCCATCTGCCGGGCATCCAGATGGCGCACGAGTTCCTGCCGCAGCCGGGCGATCTGTTCTGGACCCCGGCCGACTGGGCCTGGGCGGGCGGGCTGCTCAACGCGTTGCTGCCGGCCTTGACGCTCGGTGTGCCGGTCGTTTCCTACCGCTTCGAGAAGTTCGACCCCGAGCGCGCCTTCGCGCTGCTCGAGCGCTTTGCCGTGCGCAATGCCTTCATTCCGCCGACGGCGCTGAAGATGATGCGCGCGGTCGCCAACCCGCGCGCGCGCTTCGATCTGGCGCTGCGCACCGTCGGTTCGGCCGGCGAGGCGCTGGGCCGGGAGACCTACGACTGGGCGCGAGAGGATCTCGGCCTCACGGTCAACGAGTTCTACGGCCAGACCGAGTGCAACGCGATCCTGGCATCCTGCGCTGCCCTCGGCGTCAGCCGTCCGGGCGCCATCGGCAAGCCGGTGCCCGGCCACGAGGTGGCGGTGATCGATGCGGACGGCTGCGTTCTCTCTGCGGGGCAGCAGGGGCAGATCGCCGTACGCCGGCCCGACCCGGTGATGTTCCTGCGCTACTGGGAACAGGACGAGGCGACGGTCGGGAAATTCGTCGGCGACTGGATGACCACCGGCGACCAGGGCGTGGTCGACGAGGACGGCTATGTTCATTTCGTCGGGCGCGACGACGACATCATCACCTCGGCCGGCTATCGCATCGGCCCCGGCGAGATCGAGGATTGCCTGCTGTCGCATCCGGCGGTGGCGCTGGCCGCCGCCGTCGGCAAGCCGGATCCGCTGCGCACGGAGATCGTCAAGGCCTTCATTGTGCCGGCGAGCGGCGTTGCGCCCGATGCGGCGCTGGAGGAGGAAATCCGCGACCATGTGCGTACGCGGCTTTCCGCGCACGAATATCCGCGGGAAATCGCCTTCGTCGAGGAACTGCCGATGACGACCACGGGCAAGGTGATCCGCCGGCTGCTGCGCGAGGACGCGCTGCATGGTGGTCTGGAGACCGAGGAGTAA
- a CDS encoding CAP domain-containing protein: MTFRLRIGCVALVGLLAAACMPERTVVPPYYKDLARVDASVDAASAQQMIDSYRQSNGAGSLAIDPALMQVAQKQALAMARAQDIQASLQRGNSLAVRLAAAGEEKTYAVENVSAGYRTIAEAFSGWRDSPRHNAVMLDGKATRMGIATAYAPGSRHKVYWSLVLAGPAGQP; encoded by the coding sequence ATGACCTTTCGGCTTCGTATCGGCTGTGTCGCCCTTGTCGGGCTGCTTGCCGCCGCCTGCATGCCGGAGCGCACCGTCGTTCCGCCCTATTACAAGGACCTTGCCCGGGTCGACGCCTCCGTCGATGCGGCCTCGGCGCAGCAGATGATCGACAGCTACCGCCAGTCCAACGGCGCCGGCTCGCTCGCCATCGATCCGGCCCTGATGCAGGTAGCGCAGAAGCAGGCCCTCGCCATGGCCCGCGCCCAGGACATCCAAGCCTCGCTTCAGCGCGGCAACAGCCTGGCGGTGCGCCTTGCCGCCGCCGGCGAGGAAAAGACCTACGCGGTGGAGAATGTCAGCGCCGGCTACCGCACCATCGCCGAGGCGTTTTCCGGCTGGCGCGATTCGCCCAGGCACAACGCTGTGATGCTCGACGGCAAGGCGACCCGCATGGGCATCGCCACGGCCTACGCGCCCGGGTCCCGGCACAAGGTGTACTGGTCGCTGGTGCTTGCCGGGCCGGCCGGGCAGCCCTGA
- a CDS encoding lipopolysaccharide biosynthesis protein translates to MRLSPVTWAERILPAALFARVQPVLARCELILNGEPDASRAQRMALTVFAIRVLGAVLAYVMQVILARLMGGHEYGIYVVVWTLVVVLGIFAPLGFSSSVLRLIPEYRAEGRHGRLRALLVGSRLAGGLAATGIALAGILAVWLAGDLIASHYILPLALGAVCLPLFTIGSIQDGIARAHDWPLLAMLPTFIWRPLAILAGMAAAVWTGVPATATNACIVTILATWAVALVQMLVLSRSLPRAPAGRPARGDWTFRDWLRISLPILLVEGFFQLITSADVVMVSLWEDPHQVAIYFAASKTPALAHFVYFAVRSATAHRYSRLYHAGEHAELRAFVADTARWTFWPTLAMCALLVPAGPLLLSLFGPGFTSGYPAMLILLAGVLARACVGPADALLTMADQQGRCARIYALAFALNLALNVTLIPLLGINGAAIATAGAMIFEACALRHQARRHLGVDPFILAPRAPQAAP, encoded by the coding sequence TTGCGCCTGTCGCCAGTGACATGGGCCGAAAGGATCCTGCCCGCCGCCCTTTTCGCGCGCGTGCAGCCTGTGCTTGCCCGCTGCGAGCTTATCCTCAACGGCGAGCCGGACGCCTCGCGCGCCCAGCGCATGGCGCTCACCGTGTTCGCGATCCGCGTTCTCGGCGCCGTTCTCGCCTATGTCATGCAGGTTATCCTCGCCCGGCTGATGGGCGGCCACGAATACGGAATCTACGTCGTCGTCTGGACCCTGGTGGTGGTGCTGGGCATCTTCGCCCCGCTCGGCTTCTCGTCCTCGGTGCTGCGGCTTATCCCCGAATACCGGGCTGAGGGACGGCACGGACGGCTGCGCGCCCTGCTCGTCGGCAGCCGGCTTGCCGGCGGTCTTGCCGCCACCGGCATCGCCCTTGCCGGCATCCTTGCCGTGTGGCTCGCCGGCGACCTCATCGCCTCCCACTATATCCTCCCCCTCGCCCTCGGCGCCGTCTGCCTGCCGCTCTTCACCATCGGCAGCATCCAGGACGGCATCGCGCGTGCCCACGACTGGCCGCTTCTGGCCATGTTGCCGACCTTCATCTGGCGCCCGCTGGCGATTCTCGCCGGCATGGCGGCGGCCGTTTGGACCGGCGTTCCGGCCACGGCGACCAATGCCTGCATCGTCACAATCCTCGCCACATGGGCCGTCGCGCTGGTGCAGATGCTGGTTCTTTCCCGCTCCCTGCCGCGCGCACCGGCGGGCCGCCCGGCACGCGGCGACTGGACCTTTCGCGACTGGCTGCGGATCTCCCTGCCGATCCTCTTGGTGGAAGGCTTCTTCCAGCTTATCACCAGCGCTGACGTGGTGATGGTCAGCCTGTGGGAGGACCCGCATCAGGTCGCGATCTACTTCGCCGCATCCAAGACGCCGGCGCTCGCGCACTTCGTCTATTTCGCGGTGCGCTCGGCCACCGCCCACCGTTATTCCCGTCTCTATCACGCGGGCGAGCACGCCGAACTCCGCGCCTTCGTCGCCGACACCGCCCGCTGGACCTTCTGGCCGACGCTGGCCATGTGCGCGCTGCTGGTGCCGGCCGGCCCGCTGCTGCTGTCGCTGTTCGGCCCCGGCTTCACCAGCGGCTACCCCGCGATGCTGATCCTGCTGGCCGGCGTGCTCGCCCGCGCCTGCGTCGGCCCGGCCGACGCGCTGCTGACCATGGCCGATCAGCAGGGGCGCTGCGCCCGGATCTACGCCCTCGCCTTCGCCCTCAATCTTGCGCTCAACGTGACCTTGATCCCGCTGCTCGGCATCAACGGCGCGGCGATCGCCACCGCCGGGGCGATGATCTTCGAGGCCTGCGCCCTGCGCCACCAGGCCCGCCGGCATCTTGGCGTCGACCCGTTCATCCTTGCCCCCCGCGCACCGCAGGCCGCGCCGTGA